A genomic window from Streptomyces mirabilis includes:
- a CDS encoding TetR/AcrR family transcriptional regulator, producing the protein MPTSAPPKNRFERRRAETRQALVRAARQILAETGDTSASIQAIAERADVGFGSFYNHFESKTELFDAAVTDALDEFGQAIDERVEGIEDPAELVAAGFRLTARMADSHPELMRILRDRGLAYIHSERGLAPRALRDLENGIASGRFTCRNATTALSALGGTLMSLVALRLARPDLDGDEAASDLAEMVLRMLGVPPDDAHQVTRRPLPGLG; encoded by the coding sequence ATGCCGACGTCAGCCCCGCCCAAGAACCGCTTCGAGCGACGCCGAGCCGAGACCCGTCAGGCGCTCGTCCGCGCGGCCCGGCAGATCCTCGCGGAGACCGGGGACACCAGCGCCAGCATCCAGGCCATCGCCGAGCGCGCGGACGTCGGTTTCGGCTCCTTCTACAACCACTTCGAGTCCAAGACGGAGCTGTTCGACGCCGCGGTGACGGACGCCCTGGACGAGTTCGGTCAGGCCATCGACGAGCGTGTCGAAGGGATCGAGGACCCGGCCGAACTCGTCGCGGCGGGCTTCCGGCTCACCGCCCGCATGGCCGACTCCCACCCTGAACTCATGCGGATCCTGCGGGACCGCGGGCTGGCCTACATCCACTCCGAGCGCGGACTCGCCCCGCGAGCCCTGCGCGACCTGGAGAACGGCATCGCCTCGGGCCGCTTCACCTGCCGCAACGCGACCACCGCCCTGTCAGCCCTGGGCGGCACCCTGATGTCCCTCGTGGCGCTGCGGCTGGCGCGCCCCGACCTCGACGGGGACGAGGCCGCCTCGGACCTGGCCGAAATGGTCCTGCGCATGCTGGGAGTACCTCCGGACGACGCCCACCAGGTGACCCGGCGGCCGCTGCCCGGCCTCGGTTGA